One stretch of Halobacillus litoralis DNA includes these proteins:
- a CDS encoding SDR family oxidoreductase: MSNTYLFTGFPGYLATALIEDLFRSRNSIEKIYLLHLPSMEQHAKNQIEAWEKCQEVNTEKIELVQGDITQEGLGMSSTTSTLLLQEVTHVFHLAALYDLAVPLMPAWKVNVQGTREVNRWLSQCLHLERYIYFSTAYVSGKREGVVYETDLTHENGFKNHYEYTKHEAENLVHRMCKDIPTTIIRPGIVVGHTKSGATAKFDGPYFILNLVDALRNIPVLPYFGKGTARVNLVPQDYVIEATNYLAHHPESDGKTYHLTDPNPYTAKEIYEQLSYVYADKHPRFTLPLGLANQSLKFRPLRKVLGIQREALDYFLCSADYDNRQSEVDLAASDIFCPDFFSYTDALVDYYREKRGDPSKHISIL; the protein is encoded by the coding sequence ATGTCTAACACGTATTTGTTTACTGGTTTTCCAGGATATTTAGCTACCGCCTTAATTGAAGACCTTTTTAGAAGCAGGAATTCCATAGAGAAAATTTACCTTCTTCACCTTCCCTCTATGGAACAACATGCGAAAAATCAGATCGAGGCGTGGGAAAAATGCCAAGAGGTCAATACAGAAAAAATAGAACTCGTTCAAGGGGACATTACTCAAGAGGGGTTAGGAATGTCATCCACGACATCCACGCTCTTACTACAAGAAGTGACCCACGTTTTCCACCTTGCTGCTCTTTATGATTTAGCTGTTCCTCTTATGCCGGCATGGAAGGTCAATGTACAAGGCACAAGAGAAGTGAACCGCTGGCTTTCCCAATGCCTGCATTTGGAACGTTATATTTATTTCAGCACCGCCTATGTTTCAGGAAAACGGGAAGGAGTCGTTTACGAAACAGACCTCACCCATGAGAATGGTTTTAAAAATCATTATGAATACACGAAACACGAGGCAGAAAATCTCGTTCATCGGATGTGCAAAGATATTCCGACGACAATCATCCGCCCCGGGATTGTTGTCGGGCATACAAAGTCGGGTGCCACTGCTAAATTCGATGGGCCTTATTTTATATTGAATTTAGTAGATGCTTTACGAAACATTCCTGTTCTCCCTTACTTCGGAAAAGGAACAGCACGCGTCAACCTTGTGCCGCAGGATTATGTCATCGAAGCGACAAACTACCTTGCCCATCACCCCGAAAGCGATGGAAAGACGTACCATCTCACAGACCCCAATCCTTACACAGCAAAAGAGATCTACGAGCAGCTCAGTTATGTGTATGCGGACAAACACCCTCGTTTCACCTTGCCGCTTGGGCTTGCTAACCAATCATTGAAGTTTCGTCCTTTACGGAAAGTTTTAGGGATTCAAAGGGAAGCTCTTGATTACTTTCTCTGTAGTGCAGACTACGACAACCGTCAGTCAGAAGTAGACCTCGCTGCCTCAGACATCTTTTGTCCCGATTTTTTCTCCTATACCGACGCCCTCGTGGACTATTACCGTGAGAAAAGAGGCGATCCTTCTAAACATATTTCCATCCTATAG
- the abc-f gene encoding ribosomal protection-like ABC-F family protein — protein sequence MIITLKNIYKIVGGEVLFEALDMEIKSGQRVGLVGRNGSGKSTLFRIITKEEALDDGDLFIQKGATIGYLKQIPSDWTGTGREYLELAFTELVSLAEQMKELEEDMTNPDKMEKAIAAYGEIQERFTQRGGYEMDASIKQVAKGLNIHHLLDHSFSSLSGGEKTKLGLAKLLLEDPDVLLLDEPTNHLDLRAIEWLEAYLQAYDGTICVISHDRAFLDHIVTDIMDLESGEVDTYKGNYTAFEKQKEEKLLAEFHQYEEQQKKIKKMKEAIRRLRQWANEATPPNPKLFKKAKSMEKALERMEKIDKPVIDPKKMNLSLEADGRTGKDVFTIESLKKHYGSKTILNGIDLHVRYQDRIAVVGANGSGKSTLLKILLEKETPSGGKIKRAPSIKVGYLPQNPLQGADRDQRMIDHFRDHIRVTEGESRHRLAGFMFYGYDVFRKIRHLSGGEQMRLKLAIFMHQDIQVLILDEPTNHLDVESQEVLEEALNQFTGTVIGVSHDRHFLDQCFTHTAFLVDGKLHRYIGTYEETKEHWHALLEARSEEPVVKHKKTAKPETAPVKEKPTIDWEKEIGRLEQEISTIDQQMQNGEDVEKLMELQHRKDELEKDLESLYEHWMEAQC from the coding sequence ATGATCATTACATTAAAGAATATATATAAAATTGTCGGTGGCGAAGTATTATTCGAAGCTTTGGATATGGAAATTAAATCCGGACAGCGTGTTGGGCTTGTCGGTCGTAATGGCAGCGGAAAATCGACCCTTTTCCGAATCATAACAAAAGAGGAAGCGCTGGATGATGGCGATCTTTTCATTCAAAAGGGAGCGACCATCGGGTATTTGAAACAGATTCCATCTGATTGGACGGGGACGGGGAGAGAGTACTTGGAACTTGCTTTTACCGAGCTCGTCTCATTGGCTGAACAGATGAAAGAATTAGAAGAAGATATGACAAACCCTGATAAAATGGAGAAAGCTATTGCCGCATATGGGGAAATACAGGAGCGCTTTACTCAGCGTGGTGGATACGAAATGGACGCCTCCATTAAACAAGTAGCGAAGGGGTTGAATATCCATCATTTGCTGGATCATTCATTTTCAAGCTTGAGTGGTGGAGAAAAGACGAAACTTGGTCTTGCCAAGTTGTTACTGGAAGACCCCGACGTTCTTTTGCTTGATGAACCGACGAACCATCTAGATCTACGAGCGATCGAATGGCTGGAAGCTTATTTGCAAGCCTACGACGGGACCATTTGTGTCATCTCTCATGACCGTGCCTTCCTTGACCACATCGTGACAGACATTATGGATTTAGAATCCGGAGAAGTGGATACGTACAAAGGTAACTACACCGCTTTTGAGAAGCAAAAAGAAGAAAAATTGCTTGCTGAATTTCATCAGTATGAAGAACAACAGAAGAAGATTAAAAAGATGAAAGAGGCCATACGGAGATTGAGGCAATGGGCGAATGAAGCCACACCACCGAACCCTAAGCTTTTCAAAAAAGCAAAAAGTATGGAAAAAGCGTTAGAACGGATGGAGAAGATCGATAAGCCGGTGATCGATCCTAAAAAAATGAACCTTTCCCTTGAAGCAGATGGCCGGACAGGGAAAGATGTATTCACTATTGAATCGCTGAAGAAGCATTATGGAAGCAAAACAATCCTGAACGGTATCGACCTCCACGTCCGTTATCAGGACAGGATTGCGGTTGTCGGAGCTAACGGAAGTGGGAAATCCACACTCTTAAAAATTTTATTGGAAAAAGAAACACCAAGCGGAGGCAAGATCAAACGAGCACCTTCCATAAAAGTCGGTTATCTTCCGCAAAATCCTCTGCAGGGAGCCGATCGCGATCAGCGGATGATCGACCACTTCAGAGATCACATCCGGGTGACGGAAGGGGAATCGCGACACAGGCTTGCGGGGTTCATGTTTTATGGATACGACGTCTTTCGTAAAATCCGCCACCTAAGTGGTGGAGAACAGATGCGTTTGAAGCTTGCAATTTTCATGCATCAGGATATTCAGGTCCTGATCCTGGATGAGCCGACCAACCACCTTGATGTGGAATCCCAGGAAGTTCTTGAAGAAGCGCTCAATCAATTCACAGGAACGGTCATCGGAGTTTCCCACGACAGGCATTTCCTGGATCAGTGTTTTACTCACACCGCTTTTCTTGTGGATGGGAAACTTCACCGATATATCGGTACGTATGAAGAAACGAAGGAACATTGGCACGCCCTTTTAGAAGCGCGGTCAGAAGAGCCGGTGGTAAAACATAAAAAAACAGCCAAACCAGAAACGGCGCCAGTGAAAGAAAAACCAACCATCGATTGGGAGAAGGAAATCGGTCGTCTTGAACAAGAGATCTCGACGATCGATCAACAGATGCAAAATGGTGAGGATGTAGAAAAGTTAATGGAACTCCAACACCGTAAAGATGAGTTGGAAAAAGACTTAGAATCTCTATACGAACATTGGATGGAAGCGCAGTGTTGA
- a CDS encoding RAxF-45 family protein translates to MLQMHVLDYQINYLRRAIIHDSAVNGIRMSKMASE, encoded by the coding sequence ATGTTACAGATGCACGTGCTTGACTATCAAATCAACTATCTACGCCGTGCAATTATTCATGATTCAGCTGTCAACGGGATACGTATGTCCAAAATGGCATCTGAATAG
- a CDS encoding MarR family winged helix-turn-helix transcriptional regulator produces MNEQELYRKKKQDPSLKLFVVLTKAQRTIADLVKDDIQRYELNPTEFGVLELLYHQGDQPLQKIGEKILLASGSITYVVDKLEKKEYLKRVPCPNDRRITYASITEKGRDLLNGIFPDHWKEIESIMDGLTDEEKKDAIELLKKLGKSAESKKE; encoded by the coding sequence ATGAACGAACAAGAACTGTACCGCAAGAAAAAACAAGATCCTTCGTTGAAGCTTTTTGTCGTATTAACAAAAGCTCAGCGCACCATCGCAGATTTAGTGAAGGACGATATCCAACGATATGAATTGAATCCGACAGAATTCGGAGTGCTTGAGCTCTTGTATCACCAGGGAGATCAGCCACTGCAGAAGATCGGAGAAAAAATTCTGCTTGCAAGCGGAAGTATCACTTATGTGGTGGACAAGCTTGAGAAAAAGGAATACTTGAAACGCGTGCCTTGTCCAAACGACCGACGTATTACTTATGCGTCCATTACCGAAAAAGGACGGGACCTGTTGAACGGCATCTTCCCTGACCATTGGAAAGAGATTGAATCAATCATGGATGGGCTGACGGATGAAGAGAAGAAGGATGCCATTGAATTATTGAAGAAACTTGGGAAGTCTGCAGAATCTAAAAAAGAGTAG
- a CDS encoding YegS/Rv2252/BmrU family lipid kinase, translated as MPRYQSGIFIYNGKKDETEIETALSQVLPTLSKEVKELKVIQTLSLDDLYGNCRHYGPEVDVFFIFGGDGTLHEVINCLAPMEKRPVIGVLPGGTCNDFSRVLDTPQRLNQAAASIIAGEEVSVDAGKTEDDYFINFWGIGLVTQTSFNIDETQKNRFGVLSYFMSALKTMNQATPFHYKMTVDDEEVDGQAVMILIMNGQFIGTRRVPVPTINLQDGKFDVLIVKNSNLTLFREIMTMGRPQTDQSEFQEISHYQGEKVNIDVEFKQDVDMDGEIKGKTPEKLEVLPGHFTFLSGGPNALKNMDNP; from the coding sequence ATGCCTCGTTATCAAAGTGGAATCTTTATCTATAATGGAAAAAAGGACGAAACAGAGATAGAGACAGCTCTTTCGCAAGTATTGCCGACCTTGAGTAAAGAGGTGAAAGAGTTAAAGGTCATCCAAACGCTATCGTTGGATGATTTATATGGAAACTGCCGGCATTACGGCCCCGAGGTCGATGTTTTTTTCATCTTCGGCGGGGACGGTACCTTGCATGAAGTCATCAATTGTCTGGCACCGATGGAAAAACGTCCGGTGATCGGTGTGTTGCCAGGAGGCACGTGTAACGATTTCAGCCGGGTGTTGGATACACCTCAGCGGCTCAATCAAGCGGCTGCATCCATCATTGCAGGGGAAGAGGTTTCTGTGGATGCAGGGAAGACAGAGGACGATTATTTTATAAACTTCTGGGGCATTGGGCTTGTGACACAAACCTCCTTTAACATTGATGAAACCCAAAAGAACCGGTTCGGTGTGCTCAGCTATTTCATGAGTGCACTGAAAACGATGAATCAAGCCACACCTTTTCATTATAAAATGACTGTAGACGATGAAGAAGTGGATGGTCAGGCGGTGATGATCCTTATTATGAATGGACAATTCATCGGGACGAGGCGTGTCCCTGTCCCTACCATCAACTTACAAGATGGGAAGTTTGACGTGCTGATTGTAAAAAATTCAAACTTGACGTTATTCCGTGAAATCATGACGATGGGTCGTCCACAAACCGATCAGAGTGAATTTCAAGAGATTTCCCACTATCAAGGGGAGAAGGTGAACATCGATGTTGAATTTAAGCAGGATGTGGATATGGATGGAGAAATCAAAGGGAAGACACCGGAAAAATTGGAGGTTCTGCCGGGTCATTTTACCTTCTTAAGCGGAGGACCGAATGCGCTGAAGAATATGGACAACCCTTAA
- a CDS encoding MarR family winged helix-turn-helix transcriptional regulator — MKQNIDQNLGYNINMVAHFLQNIYNQRLGEFGLTHSQAKVIYFLAKAGEQSQTDLQKQLHIKASSMNGLIETLLKHERIIKRSCQKDKRTKLVKLTDKGLELYATILKIVADIEEEANQGLSKEEQQVMISWLKKMQANLKPKTSRSEDK, encoded by the coding sequence ATGAAGCAAAACATAGATCAAAATTTAGGTTACAACATCAATATGGTCGCACATTTCTTACAAAATATATATAACCAGCGATTAGGAGAGTTCGGGTTGACCCACTCGCAGGCGAAGGTCATCTACTTCCTGGCCAAGGCAGGCGAGCAATCCCAAACGGACCTGCAAAAACAGCTGCATATCAAAGCATCATCAATGAACGGCTTGATTGAAACACTGTTGAAGCATGAACGCATCATTAAAAGGTCCTGCCAAAAAGACAAAAGGACAAAGCTTGTGAAGCTTACAGATAAAGGTTTAGAGTTGTATGCTACCATTCTAAAAATTGTGGCTGATATTGAAGAAGAAGCAAACCAGGGGCTGTCGAAAGAAGAACAACAAGTCATGATTTCATGGCTGAAGAAGATGCAAGCCAACTTGAAACCTAAAACATCAAGGAGCGAAGACAAATGA
- a CDS encoding MATE family efflux transporter encodes MKQQSERLGTQPIPKLLTNLSVPAMIGMFVMALYNVVDTLFIARGVGILGVSGVSIGFPVMMIIMAIAAAVGIGGASVISRRLGENKQEEANQVFGNILFTIVVVSSFGFIGAFTFLEPLLKLFGATDNIMPYATDYLFPIMLGSFFFSFAFTTNSIIRSEGNSKFAMITMIIPAVLNMILDPIFIFGLDMGVQGASVATVISQATVTIVVLNYFLKGKSSLAVKVSYLKPQWSVIREVLTIGMPAFIRQVSGSGMMIAINLMLIKFGGEFEVGVFGIVQKLAMFTIMPMIGVLQGMQPIIGYNYGAQNYDRLKETVLLGMKVVTIISAGIFILMMAFPEGLMNIFTGDEATIETGAYAIRIIFALAILIGAQVVSGGLYQALGMAKPALILSMARQVLFLIPLVLILPNFFGVTGVWLAFPLADLFAFVLSMIFLYKDRALFFKAKNQDPPYQAAPSQG; translated from the coding sequence ATGAAACAACAAAGTGAGCGGTTAGGGACCCAACCCATCCCGAAATTATTAACGAACTTATCCGTGCCTGCCATGATCGGCATGTTCGTCATGGCTCTGTACAATGTCGTTGACACGCTTTTCATCGCACGCGGCGTCGGGATATTAGGCGTCTCCGGTGTCAGCATCGGCTTCCCGGTGATGATGATCATCATGGCCATTGCCGCAGCCGTCGGTATTGGTGGTGCCTCGGTCATCTCAAGACGATTAGGGGAAAACAAGCAGGAAGAAGCCAACCAAGTTTTCGGAAACATCCTTTTTACAATCGTCGTCGTCTCAAGCTTCGGCTTCATCGGAGCCTTCACCTTTCTTGAGCCTTTGCTGAAACTGTTCGGAGCAACCGATAACATTATGCCTTATGCAACCGATTATTTGTTCCCGATCATGCTTGGATCATTCTTCTTCTCTTTCGCCTTTACAACGAACAGCATCATCCGTTCAGAAGGAAACTCCAAGTTTGCAATGATTACAATGATCATTCCGGCGGTTTTGAACATGATCCTCGATCCGATCTTCATTTTCGGATTGGATATGGGCGTGCAGGGGGCTTCAGTGGCCACCGTTATTTCCCAGGCGACCGTAACGATCGTCGTCTTGAATTACTTCTTAAAAGGGAAATCTTCACTCGCGGTCAAGGTTTCCTACTTGAAGCCACAATGGTCTGTCATCCGCGAAGTGTTAACCATTGGGATGCCTGCTTTCATCCGACAAGTATCGGGGAGCGGGATGATGATCGCGATCAACTTGATGCTCATTAAATTCGGCGGTGAATTTGAAGTCGGCGTCTTCGGAATTGTCCAGAAGCTAGCGATGTTCACCATCATGCCAATGATCGGTGTTCTTCAAGGCATGCAGCCCATTATTGGCTATAATTACGGAGCCCAAAATTATGACCGCCTGAAAGAAACGGTCCTGCTGGGTATGAAAGTCGTTACAATAATCTCTGCAGGCATTTTCATCTTGATGATGGCCTTCCCTGAAGGTTTGATGAACATCTTCACAGGAGATGAAGCGACCATCGAGACAGGAGCATACGCCATCAGAATCATTTTTGCTCTCGCTATTCTGATCGGGGCCCAGGTCGTCAGCGGCGGGCTTTATCAAGCATTGGGAATGGCAAAACCTGCGCTGATCCTGTCTATGGCACGACAAGTGCTGTTCTTAATTCCGCTCGTATTGATTTTGCCGAACTTCTTTGGAGTGACAGGCGTGTGGCTCGCCTTCCCTCTTGCTGATCTGTTCGCTTTCGTTCTATCCATGATCTTCCTTTATAAAGATCGAGCTCTATTTTTCAAAGCGAAAAACCAAGACCCGCCCTACCAGGCCGCGCCTTCTCAAGGCTGA
- a CDS encoding efflux RND transporter periplasmic adaptor subunit — MKKINVKGRILGILIVAFVTTNAFLIFFDEGEQVDRKSYIKEWSKTITYDLFKKMDTKAVFTSEETEPVYFNEDVGSFNEFLVNEGDTVSEGDDLYTYDVLNYYQEEARLESEVSRLEEEIDAIEDLIDEVESYRVPDPPETNNNSNPFNNNSNTSDAPPPSYVETEYMKEEKVAEQEAELAKQEAMLQMVEDQLDQLQDEGDQITVTSAFSGTVSEISEDLEAPLLTLESTNLVLEGTIPEQERKEIEEEMVVEIHVPEMEYETTGTLASVDDYPEEVEVHRSSRYPFTVSLENPSEELLAGYHADLKIITDEALGVVTAVEKALETEENLYAWVMNEEGILERRDIETGIEEQELVEIISGLEDGEWLAVEPKDEFRNEAIFFTPLHTDDLRVRQMFKMERQSMLTYGLLGILSR; from the coding sequence ATGAAAAAAATCAATGTTAAAGGCAGAATCCTTGGAATTTTGATTGTCGCCTTCGTTACGACCAATGCTTTCCTCATCTTCTTTGATGAAGGAGAACAAGTGGATCGCAAGTCTTATATCAAGGAATGGTCCAAGACAATCACCTATGATTTATTTAAAAAAATGGATACAAAAGCCGTGTTCACATCAGAAGAAACAGAGCCGGTGTATTTCAATGAAGATGTTGGATCATTCAACGAATTTCTCGTAAACGAAGGAGACACCGTAAGTGAGGGCGATGATCTCTACACGTACGATGTCTTAAACTATTATCAGGAAGAAGCTCGTCTTGAATCCGAAGTGAGCCGGTTAGAAGAAGAAATTGACGCAATTGAAGATCTTATAGACGAAGTGGAAAGCTATCGCGTACCTGATCCTCCCGAAACAAACAATAACTCAAATCCATTCAATAATAATTCCAATACAAGTGACGCTCCCCCTCCTTCCTACGTAGAGACCGAGTACATGAAAGAAGAGAAGGTTGCCGAACAAGAAGCAGAACTGGCTAAGCAAGAAGCTATGCTCCAAATGGTGGAAGACCAACTGGACCAGCTTCAGGACGAGGGTGATCAGATTACGGTTACAAGCGCTTTTTCAGGAACGGTCAGCGAAATTTCAGAAGACCTTGAAGCCCCACTTCTGACATTGGAATCTACGAACCTAGTATTAGAAGGAACTATCCCTGAACAGGAACGGAAAGAAATCGAAGAAGAAATGGTCGTTGAAATTCATGTACCTGAAATGGAATATGAAACGACAGGTACATTAGCTTCTGTTGACGACTATCCAGAAGAAGTCGAGGTCCATCGCTCAAGCCGCTATCCTTTCACAGTTTCCCTGGAAAACCCTTCAGAGGAACTGCTGGCTGGCTATCATGCGGATTTAAAAATCATTACAGATGAAGCTTTAGGTGTAGTCACCGCTGTTGAAAAAGCGTTGGAGACCGAAGAAAACCTTTATGCATGGGTGATGAATGAAGAAGGTATTCTAGAACGCCGTGACATCGAAACAGGTATTGAAGAACAAGAACTCGTTGAAATCATTTCAGGCCTTGAAGATGGTGAATGGCTTGCCGTAGAGCCAAAAGATGAATTCAGAAATGAAGCGATCTTCTTCACACCACTACATACCGATGATCTTAGAGTACGCCAGATGTTCAAAATGGAACGTCAGTCTATGCTCACTTACGGTTTACTAGGCATCCTATCCAGATAA